The Lolium perenne isolate Kyuss_39 chromosome 6, Kyuss_2.0, whole genome shotgun sequence genome segment GAAAGCTCCCTCTTAAACTGCagtatccttatatcattgagaaTCGAACGAAACGACAACCTCGAAAAAAGCCAACTCCCGCAATAGGTACGCAACGGAACATATGTACTTAAATATTTGATTAGTAATGTGATACTAAACACAATGCATTTTTTGTGTACAGCTACTCCGTCCACCAATGATGTTGAAATTCCGCAAGACTCTACTGCCTTACCAGCGGAACACATTGCAGCAGCAGAGCTTTTTGTTCAACTATGTTGCAAGAGTGAGGTAAATGGGAAAAAAATTATCTACAAAAATGATATTGGCGTCACGTTGACATCACAACGGCTTAAAGTGGTTCTAGACCATAAATGGTGTACAGATGATATAAGTATATTGCTGACACTGAAAACTGTGCACATACTTTTAATGTATGAATTATGCACATGTATGTTTGTGTGTTAACAacacgaaacctttgtttttcAGGTTATCGATGCTTACATTGGAGATTTGTCTCGTCGTGTTGGGGATGATCGGTACTTATGTGCAGCGTGGAGGTCATCATTCCTGCTAGAAGCACATCGCAAGGGccacaaaacaaaaaataataaTAAGAACAATGATCTCCTAGCTGTAAGAACTGGAACCATTCAACGAGTTATCGACGAATATTTTAGGCGGGAGAAGGTAAAGTATTCCATCAATATGACAAAATTTAGTAGTAATACTAATTTACATTGCATGTACTCACAATTTTTCCTGTCACACAGGCATATTTTCCAGTTAACATATCGAACAATCACTGGACTACCGTGATCATGCACACACCCAAGCAAGAATTCCAAGTTCTTGACTCATTATTTCCATTAAGTGTGACCATAGACACTGTCAGGGCTCTGGTACTGTTTCTTCTACTACATACTGTCTTCAAATTGCATGCGTACAGAAACATCTAATTATCTATATTTGTATAGAGACAACAAATTTCTGCTGACATCCAAGAGTACAACAAATCTACATCTGGTTTTTTCCCTGATGTGATATCTTGGGATATAAAATCATACGATATGCCGCAGCAAAAAGATGGGTCAGTACATGCAAACTACAACTAAATACATATTACGCTACTATTGCATGTACTAACTCAATGAACCGAATTAATTGTGCAGCAATTCATGTGGCTTATTTGTTCTTCAATGCATGGAACATTGGGATGGAGataaatggaataaagaaatatcACAGGTACTGATATTCTACATGGTGACCAAACACCTTTGTTCCGTGGTACATAAAATGAATAACCGATGCCTATTGTTTGCAGGAGATGATAAACGGATCAAGGAACCTCATTAACGCACAGATAGTTCTAGCAACTTCAAATCTGTTAGAGACAGTGAAAACGAAGGTTGTCCGGATCTCCAAGAGATTTACTAAGTAGATAAAGCTGCAGTGATCATAGGTTGGGTTTTAGTCCCGTAGAAGGTTTCCCAGCTTGTGTCAATCTCGGCTTCTGTGAATCTAAATGTATGACATTTAAATACGGTTggcaagtactgtgattgtgtgatTTTAAGTATTCATCTATATATTAAGCTACTAGTGTGATTGATCTACTAGTGTGATTGATCTATATATTAAGCTAGTAGTGTGACAGAAAAATGTATGTTACCAAAATTTCAACAGCACTTAGTACTTGGTCCACACAGTACATCTCTCCACACAGTGATAGAACATACATAGTACTTGGTTCAGTTACACAAATATCAGACATAGAACATCTACTACATTTATTACATCAACATAGGGGCATGCTTCACTCCCAACTTGCACAAATCTCTTGTATGGCCTTCATCTTCTTCAGGTTTCTATCTCTAATATTGAAGAGATCTGCAACGTAATActccagcttcttcttctcctcctttagAGTGGCAATCTGCAGCTCTGCCTTCTCCTTCAGAACCTTCTCAAGTTCAGCAGCAGATTTCGGAACCATTGCTTCTTGCTCACTACTCAGGTTACCAAGTTGTTTATGCAGTTCAAGGTTTTTCTTTTCCAACTCCCTCTTCTCAAGCACTAGCTGGTAATTGGCAGTAGCATACTCTACATTACCAGAGATTCTGGTTTCCTTTTCCTCCTCAAATGAATGCCACAACTGGAGCAATGCATGTTTCAGAGATTGTGGCCACTCCTGATCCACCCAAAATACCGTCTCACAAATATTTTCCTGAAAATTATTTTTATTCCAAAATTTAGTACAAGTTTTCATAAACCAATGTGGCTCAAAAATATGGTGCTAAATATGACACAAGGTTTTCTTTTGCTACATCCATCCACAACACAAGAACTGTCACAACATTTTCTAAATGCACAAGGATTTCtaaatgcacaagatattgaagaGATGTTCGTACCTTGCATCCACATCCCAAGAACCTCCGGCCCGTGTTCGTCCCCTCGAATGCCACATACTTGTGGCACGGCAAGTGATGGTGGCAGCGCTCCGGCCCAACATGAACACCGGCGTAATCCGGGTCATACATGGTCTCTGGGACCTAAATCACAAGATAAAATGCAACCAATTCGAATAGAACAGAGTAAATCAACTAATTCCCAAAAtttaccaaaccctaaccctagctcaaGATAAAATGCAACCAATTCGAATAGAACAGAGTAAATCAACTAATTCCCAAAAtttaccaaaccctaaccctagctcaaCACGTACCCGAGACGTTGGGCTCAGATCGGCCCCATGTGCGAACTCAGAGAGCAGACTGTCTTGGCTGCTGCTCTCATCGTCGTTCCACgacggcatggcggcggcggcgttcctGCGGCGGCGGACGTGCGACGGCGGCGGACGGGAGAAGGGGAGAAAAGAACACAATGACCCCAACGCACGGGCCTGGCCGGGTCGTTTTGACCTGTCTCCGTTGCCACGTCAGCTTGACTATGGACCCCACCTGTCAGTTTGATGCTTAACCCGCTTAACCGAGCTCATTTCGCGAAGTGGTGGGTATCTGTCACGCTGTTAGATCAAACTGTTGGTTTTCTGTCAAAAATATGAAAGGCGGTGCTTTTTTTAAACCATAGCCGCAATTGTGGTGGGTTTTTGTAATTATCTCCTTTAAAACCCATGTCACCATTCCAACTCCACCTTCATATAACAGATCTTTAAATAACATAACTTTAGAACGATGGTCTGCCAACAATTTGTATGCATCAAAATTGTGAAATATCATCAGCATCAATTAACGTAGTAATAGCACCATCAAAATATCAGTATCATCAAAAATTTTCAAATACAACACATAATGAGCCAATGACTACATAAAACATATCGGCATGCAAACTGAAGCTTCATAATGTCGTGCCAAGTTCGTCCTTCAAAATAAGTCATTCATCATCCTGACCTCCTATAATATGCGCAACATGCCTGCAATTAACAAAACAAATGATAAAGTAAATAACTAAAGTTTAAAAGGATTCATAAATAATTGATCGCCAGCAAAAATTTAAACTCTCACCTAGGATTCAGGTCACACTTCAAGCTACGTTTGGTGTGTCCAGCCTTTTTGCATCTGGTACATCGAATCCCCCTACCCCGCTCGTCATACGATAATGGCCTTCCATTAATTGTCACGGGTCCTTGTCCATCATCTCTACGCTTTCGTTTCTTAGGCGCACCTCGAGCAGCAACTTGAGCAGGGTCACCCAATTCATTTACATTAGTATTCAACGAGTTTGTGGGACGGTTGGGTACATTATCATACTCCATCTTGTTTGAAATAATGTCAGCATAAAATGCCTTGGTCCGCTCGAACAACAGTGGATCTTTGTATGCAACTTGCAATGCTTCAGCTTGTAACACATTTAACTCCGTAAATCTTTGTCGCTCCTTCGCTACGGGAAAACCCCAATCATGTAGATCGCTCGTGCGCCTCGCTGGCAAGCCACCCCTAGCTTGTTTAGAGAATCGCAGAAGAACTAAACAACCCGGTATTTCATCCAAATCCAGCACATCAAGTACATGCAGAATATGCTTGCAAGGAAGTCCCCTCCGGATTATCCTTCGACAGCTGCACTCTACTAATTTATCCGAGTTGGCCGGTTTATAGTCAACATAAAACTTTGCATGCTTTCTCTTTTTCCAAGCAACAACAAACTGCATCTCACCTTCTGTTCCCTTATACTGATCTATAACCTCAATGCCTTCTATTTTGTATATCTCTTGCTGCAATATATAAAAGTTTGCCGGAGTGAATACCTTTGCAGCAGCTCTCTCAATTCTCCTCAAATTGGTTACTGGTACAGGTGATGTCTGTGAACTGATGCAGTCATCTTTTGCCTCCGTCTCTCTAATGCGCACTATAGCATTCTcgtagtgcaaaatcaaatccacTAGTGTCATACCGTAGTCTAGGTGTAGGTGAAGACATGAGTTAAGACTTTCACTTCGCTGATTGCTTTTCATACCAAGCCAGAACCCCTCAGATAGGTATGCCGCTGCCCATAATCTCCTCTTCTTGTACATTCTTTTCAGCCACGTCTGTGTTTTCTCCGTCTGCCATTTCTGGATAAAAGCGTGCCATCTTTCCTCGAATATATCCGGTGTGGTCGTGTAATACAACAGAGCCCGAAACTCACTCAACGACTTGAAACTTAGGTGCCGAGCCATGTTCTTTTCAATGTGCCATGAACAAATACGGTGCGACTGCTCCGGAAACACACTTCGAACAGCTCTAATCATCGCACTATCGGCATCGGTGATTATTGACTTGGGTTTCTGCTGCAACATAGCTTTCAAAAAAGTCTTCAGTAACCATACATACGTGCTTTCCTTCTCATCTGATAAGATGGCACACGCAAAAACTGTCGTCCTCCGGTGATTGTTAATTCCAACAAACGGAACAAATGGCATACCATATCGGTTCATCTTATATGTACTATCGAACACAAGTACGTCTCCATAATCATTGTAATCCTGCCGGGACTGAGCATCACACCAGAACAAGCTTTTCAAACGACCTTTACTATCAACGTCgtactcaaaaaaaaaatcagcaaacttCTTCCTCCGGTTCTCCATCATGGCAATGGCTGAGCTAGCATCACCACCTGCAAGTAACTTTCTCTTCTCCCTGCAGCACATGTTGTACAAGTCCTTCCTCGTAAACCCAACAGTGGTGTACCGACCATACTTGCTGAGGAAGGTATCCATGATCACATGCTTCCTAACCCCAGCTGCTGCCAATGCTAATATCTCCGCTTTCTGGAAATCTTTTATCCTCCTATGTGACCATAAAAATGGGCTCTCGCTCGGTTCTGCACACTTATGACTGTGCTTGTAAACAAATTTTGCAACTCGCCAAACCCCCGAACCTCTATCAAGCTTCACATCCAACTCCGCTTTACAATTGCAACGTGACAAAGGTCTCAACCTACGAGTGCGGTTGTCCATAGTCAGAAACTTGCTGTTACGTTTTCCTTCCCGAGAACACACAAACCGCCTTCTGCGAACTATTTTGTTAGCACCCTTAGTCTCTTTGAACTTGAACTTTCTTACACTGAATCCCTCTTGTCGAGCATATCCATTATAAAAAGTATAAGCAGCTGCCTCAGACACAAAGGTCTTCTCCATTACTTCCCAGTAAAACTTTCTCTTATCTTCTGTATCACTCTCATCTTCATCCTCTGATCCATTCTTTTTCTTACCAACTGATTTCACCTGCATGCACAATTGGATAACATTTAAAACAATTTTTTTAACGCCATGGCCGCGAGTCATACAACGAATGAATTCATAAATCTTACATGTCTTCTTCTAACAGGTTCTTCTATAGTCTCCAAGTCTGAATCACCGTAATAGTCGTAAGAAGAATTATCGCCAACTAAGACCTGACCAAACAAGAAATATTAACGGCCATGTCACGACTATATAAAATGCATTGTTGACTTATTAAATATAAATTAAACATACATATCACCTAATAAAATTTAAATGCATACCTCATCAACAAAACCACAGTCCAATCTCTCGTCATCAGTTGCCTCCTCCACAACATCACTCTGAATCTAATTCATTTTAAACCATGTCAACATCAATTCACATTATCAGACATTCCATATTTTTATGCAATCACACAATTATTACTACAAACTCACATTATCAGTGTCAACATCTTCTTCTTGCTCTacattatcatcttcttcttgctctACATTATCATCTTCTACATCAACACCATCTGCATCCATCTATTAGCAAAAATAAGCACAATCAGTATTTAACAACTTACATGCAAGTACTAAATAAAACTAGTACTTCCGTTTCACTCACACTTTCGTCGACATCATCGTCTCCCCAACTTTCTTCATCTTCACGAGGTGCATTATAGTTGGCAGACGAAATATTGAATTCCTCTTCATCTGTATTTCCGCTTTCGTACTCCATTGAACTTGCACTCAAATCTGAAACGTCCATCGCCTGTTCAAAGTAACAACCAAAATAAGTACATCTCAAAAAAGGAGCTCCAAACCCAAACCCTAACATCAACCAAATCATGAACATGAAATTACTTTGTACAATCAATTACGTACCATGAACCAACAATGATCCGCCAAACCCTAACGCCGCCTCTAGCAGCAGGAACAACCCGCGTGCGATCCTTGCCCAGCCTCCTCGTCGCCGGATCCGcctcccgcctccacgtccgaccTTGCCCAGCCTGCTCGTCGCCTGATCCGCCTCCCGCCTCCACGATACCCGGCTCAGCTCTCGGAACGAAACCGCCGTGCGCTATGCCTTGCCGTCCCAACGTCGTCGTCCCTGCCGTCTCCCTCCCGATGGACAGAGAACCTTGCAAACCCTAACGACGACCAGCAATGGCGCAGACGAACGGAACCGCCCTGCGCTACGCCTTGCAGTCCCAACGTCGTCGTCCCTGCCGGCTCCCTCCCGATGGACAGAACCTTCCAAACCCTAAGGAGAACCAGCAATGGCGCACACGCAAGGATTCAAATTTTTCCCCCGTAACCACCGCCTATCGCTGGCATCAAATCCACCTGATCGACGTAATTTTCGGGTCCAACTCCGATTCTAATGCCGTGGGGCCGGCGGAAACCGTCATCACCAAAGATATGTACAATATCTGCGTGGCATCCGATCATCTATGTGGAAAATGACGTGGAGTATAATTATACGCCACTAATACGGTCCCACCATCTCGAACGGGTATCCCACCTGAACGTCGTTCGCCaggggggggacaccggagcacaccCCTGCGAACAAATGTTCCCGAATTATGGGGTATACGATGCTGATGAGATCAAACATGGAAACCGCGTTGCCAGCTTCAAGGATGCCAATTGCAATGGCCTTCGTATGTGTCGAATATGGAGTACATATGCTCCCTATAAAAGTACATTCCATCTTCTTGACCCTCTAGTTGTGTGTTTATTCCCTTTTTATCCCGTTTGAAAAATACTATGAAATTGTATCGCTTAGTTGTACCTTCGCGACACattttatctttctttttttgAATTTCCAAAAATTTATAAGTTGGGTCCACTTGTCAGTTACGTGGCAGCAAACGGATGGACGATATGCGTGTGAATCCATTTGAAAATTATGTCAAATTGTATCAAGTTGTTCCAAATTATGAAGAGATGCGCCTAGCCAGTTTGGCTCCCCGCGTCACGCCGGATACACCCTAACGTACATGGTCCGGGTTGTCCATCCAGTCAGGTAGCACGTCATCCAAAAACATGGATCTGGCTCATCGATTCACCCAAAAATAATAAAACATATCTAAATCCATTAAAAGGTCGCAACAAAATATGGAGATTTTTTTTAACTTTGCCACAAAAACACAGTTGGGAAGTAAAAAATGATTTTTGTGCTAAAAATGGCACCATAGGTGCTGACACATAAAGTACGAGTAGCACGCTAAAGAGGGGccctagtaaataaataaatgaatAAATAGAATTAACTAATAATATGTTTATAATATGTAGGTATGCAAGTTTGTCCTATAAAGTCATAGAAATATGCAATAAAACATAATTAAGAGCAAGATACACAAACTATAGTTTAGTGAAGCATCCACAAAAATTTCCATCAATGTTACCGTACTTAAATATGTACGTGCCTTCATGATACATAAAACATAAATCGAAAACCCGAAAAGAAACTATAGTTCCCCTCCATTCCTGGTGTGGACCTCATGTGTAGTTTCTCATAGGATGAGGTATGTACATGTCTTGGGGAGGGGGGGGGGCAACTTTTCAAAAAATAGAAACAAATAAACCTTTTGGCCCCAAAGAAACCATGCTTTGTGCCCCCTCATTAGCAAGATCCACTACTGGAATTTTAATATTTTTCAGAATTTAAGAAACTGAAtcaaacttgtaaaattcataactactttattttaaatcagaaaaatgtgtatattatatcaaaatcttcagaaaaacATTTTAGTATCAAAATCTTGTATTGTTAAACAACTTTAAATCCTGCTTGTATTAGGAGAACAAATGAACCCTCTTCTTTTATTATGAGGTTTAAGGAAATGCAATGTATTATTCATTCCAAAGTCTATTTAAATTGACGATCATGTCATAGGGATAATTTCAGTACGTGGAGCTTTTGTA includes the following:
- the LOC127306185 gene encoding protein FAR1-RELATED SEQUENCE 5, translated to MDVSDLSASSMEYESGNTDEEEFNISSANYNAPREDEESWGDDDVDESMDADGVDVEDDNVEQEEDDNVEQEEDVDTDNIQSDVVEEATDDERLDCGFVDEVLVGDNSSYDYYGDSDLETIEEPVRRRHVKSVGKKKNGSEDEDESDTEDKRKFYWEVMEKTFVSEAAAYTFYNGYARQEGFSVRKFKFKETKGANKIVRRRRFVCSREGKRNSKFLTMDNRTRRLRPLSRCNCKAELDVKLDRGSGVWRVAKFVYKHSHKCAEPSESPFLWSHRRIKDFQKAEILALAAAGVRKHVIMDTFLSKYGRYTTVGFTRKDLYNMCCREKRKLLAGGDASSAIAMMENRRKKFADFFFEYDVDSKGRLKSLFWCDAQSRQDYNDYGDVLVFDSTYKMNRYGMPFVPFVGINNHRRTTVFACAILSDEKESTYVWLLKTFLKAMLQQKPKSIITDADSAMIRAVRSVFPEQSHRICSWHIEKNMARHLSFKSLSEFRALLYYTTTPDIFEERWHAFIQKWQTEKTQTWLKRMYKKRRLWAAAYLSEGFWLGMKSNQRSESLNSCLHLHLDYGMTLVDLILHYENAIVRIRETEAKDDCISSQTSPVPVTNLRRIERAAAKVFTPANFYILQQEIYKIEGIEVIDQYKGTEGEMQFVVAWKKRKHAKFYVDYKPANSDKLVECSCRRIIRRGLPCKHILHVLDVLDLDEIPGCLVLLRFSKQARGGLPARRTSDLHDWGFPVAKERQRFTELNVLQAEALQVAYKDPLLFERTKAFYADIISNKMEYDNVPNRPTNSLNTNVNELGDPAQVAARGAPKKRKRRDDGQGPVTINGRPLSYDERGRGIRCTRCKKAGHTKRSLKCDLNPRHVAHIIGGQDDE